From the Butyrivibrio fibrisolvens genome, one window contains:
- a CDS encoding carbohydrate ABC transporter permease yields the protein MKAIGKLNDLLSANARQKTAKINSKNHTKSPSQPKYLPVRLKDMAISFLFIVPSLIGVVLFFGAPFAVVVFYSLVDNPTKCNFVGTLNFTRVMNNSAFQKAALHTIEFSAIAVPLAVVLSLLLAIVLENKIPGRSAFRSMFLSPMMVPIASIVLIWQVLFHYNGLVNQVLGIFGADKIDWLKSDQAHIVIIALFLWKNLGYNMILFMAALSSVPEDQLEVARLENANAWQTFWYVKLRYLSSTIVFVALMSLINSFKVFREIYLMTGDYPYDSLYILQHYMNNKFRNLDYQDLSAAAILMSVIMVILVAALFTIEERFGKDVENS from the coding sequence TTGAAAGCTATCGGTAAGCTGAATGATCTTTTGTCTGCAAATGCACGTCAGAAAACAGCAAAGATCAATTCTAAAAATCATACAAAATCACCATCACAACCTAAATATCTACCTGTAAGACTTAAAGATATGGCTATTTCATTCTTGTTTATAGTACCAAGTCTTATTGGCGTAGTACTTTTCTTTGGTGCACCTTTTGCAGTCGTAGTTTTTTATTCTCTGGTTGATAATCCCACCAAGTGTAACTTTGTAGGGACCTTGAATTTTACCAGAGTTATGAACAACTCCGCTTTCCAGAAGGCTGCGCTTCATACGATAGAGTTTTCTGCTATAGCGGTTCCTTTGGCCGTTGTTTTATCGCTCCTTCTTGCAATTGTACTTGAGAACAAGATACCTGGCAGAAGTGCATTCAGGAGCATGTTCCTATCGCCTATGATGGTTCCTATAGCATCAATCGTACTTATATGGCAAGTTCTGTTCCATTACAATGGTCTTGTGAATCAGGTGCTTGGTATATTCGGAGCAGACAAGATTGACTGGCTCAAATCAGACCAGGCACATATTGTTATCATAGCTCTTTTCCTATGGAAGAATCTTGGATATAACATGATATTGTTTATGGCAGCTCTTTCAAGTGTTCCGGAAGATCAGCTTGAAGTTGCAAGACTTGAGAATGCCAATGCATGGCAGACCTTTTGGTATGTCAAGCTTAGATATCTGTCATCAACTATTGTATTTGTGGCGCTGATGTCGCTTATCAATTCTTTTAAGGTATTCAGAGAGATATACCTTATGACGGGAGATTATCCCTATGACTCGTTGTACATACTTCAGCATTATATGAATAATAAATTCCGAAATCTTGACTATCAGGATCTGTCTGCTGCAGCTATCCTGATGTCGGTGATAATGGTAATACTGGTAGCAGCTTTGTTTACTATAGAAGAGCGTTTTGGCAAGGATGTGGAGAACTCATGA
- a CDS encoding carbohydrate ABC transporter permease, protein MIRHKDLTSEYRECIVERAPQNKWMDIEGAKPPKPVKEKKTYTKDQIKKELALYRKFIRDHQRKKRIDIIKIAIGTIICGFFAVLFLLPIVLTITNSFMASSEISSNYGAIFATTQTGGKVFVSKTVNLKFIPDIITLSQYYVALFKSPAYLFKFWNSVIYVVPIVVFQLAVSSLASYGFARYTGKVKGVIFFFYVIVMMMPYQVTLVPNYLVSDYLGILDTRWSIWLPGIFSPFAVYMLTKFMRRIPVSVLEAARIDGANEWSIFTDVAMPLCKGGIVSIAILIFIDYWNMVEQPIILLSDDYLHPLSVFLSKINSGEISLAFAIAVIYMVLPMLVFLYGEEYLIEGITYQGGVKG, encoded by the coding sequence ATGATAAGGCACAAGGATCTTACAAGTGAATATAGAGAATGTATCGTAGAGAGAGCTCCCCAGAACAAGTGGATGGACATTGAAGGCGCCAAGCCTCCAAAACCTGTCAAAGAGAAAAAAACCTACACCAAAGATCAGATCAAAAAAGAGCTTGCTCTATACAGGAAGTTCATAAGGGATCATCAGAGAAAAAAGAGGATCGATATCATAAAGATTGCTATAGGGACTATCATATGCGGATTTTTTGCAGTATTATTCCTTCTTCCTATAGTACTTACAATAACCAATTCCTTCATGGCATCAAGTGAGATAAGTTCTAACTATGGTGCGATATTTGCAACAACGCAGACGGGCGGCAAGGTATTTGTGTCCAAGACGGTCAATCTTAAGTTCATTCCGGATATCATAACTTTGTCTCAGTATTATGTGGCTTTGTTTAAGAGCCCTGCCTATCTGTTTAAGTTCTGGAATTCGGTTATATATGTTGTACCTATCGTTGTGTTCCAGCTTGCAGTATCATCGCTGGCTTCATATGGATTTGCCAGATATACCGGCAAGGTCAAGGGCGTTATCTTCTTTTTCTACGTTATCGTTATGATGATGCCGTATCAGGTAACGCTGGTTCCTAACTACCTTGTATCTGACTATCTGGGTATTCTGGATACAAGATGGTCTATATGGCTTCCGGGCATATTCTCGCCTTTTGCAGTATATATGCTGACCAAGTTCATGCGAAGGATTCCGGTATCTGTCTTGGAAGCAGCCAGGATAGACGGCGCCAATGAATGGAGCATCTTTACAGATGTGGCGATGCCACTTTGCAAGGGTGGAATAGTATCTATAGCTATTCTAATATTTATTGACTATTGGAATATGGTTGAGCAGCCTATTATTTTGCTTTCAGATGATTATCTGCACCCGCTTTCAGTGTTCTTGTCCAAGATCAATTCTGGCGAGATATCACTTGCTTTTGCGATAGCGGTTATATATATGGTTTTGCCGATGCTGGTATTTTTGTACGGCGAAGAGTACCTGA